The nucleotide window TTTGCATCCACTGTCACATTGATATAGTTACTTGCTTGTTCTGATGAAGTTTCAGGCTGTGGATTTGGCAGCTTAACTTCTTCTCCAAGGATGGCTCCAACTTCGTATGCAACACCAAGCATACTCATCGCATCAGCACGGTTTGGCGTCAGACCAAGCTCAAGGATTTCATCATCCCTGTTTAAGACTTCAAGAGCGTCCTGGCCGATTTCTGTCTCAGGAGTGAAATTGTAGATTCCTTCTGCATACTCTTTCGGCGCAAGCTTGCCTTCAATGCCAAGTTCCTGAAGTGAGCAAATCATCCCGTGGGATTCTTCTCCGCGAAGTTTTGCTTTTTTAATTTTGAAGTTGCCCGGCAGAACAGCACCAACCGTTGCAACCGCCACTTTTTGGCCTTTGCCGACATTCGGTGCGCCGCAGATGATTTGTACCGGTTCACCTGTACCGATGTCAACAAGTGTCTTGTTCAGTTTTTCAGCATTTGGATGCTTCTCGCATTCAAGAACATGCCCGACAACGACGCCCTTCAAGCCTTCATTCAATTTTTCTACGCCTTCTACTTCGATGCCGCTTTTGGTGATTTTTTCGGCAAGCTCTTCAGCAGATACGCCTTCCAAATCGATATATTCCTGCAGCCATTTATATGATACCAACATGGTTTTACCCTCCTAATCCTTATTCTTCAACCGAAAATTGCTTCAAGAAGCGGACATCGTTCGTGTAGAAATGACGGATATCATCGACGCCATACTTGAGCATCGCAATACGCTCAGGCCCCATACCAAACGCGAATCCAGTGTATTTCTTTGAATCGTATCCAGCCATTTCAAGTACATTAGGATGGACCATCCCTGCTCCAAGGATTTCGATCCAGCCAGTTCCTTTACATACGCTGCAGCCTGAGCCGCCGCAAATTTTACAAGAGATATCCATTTCGACAGATGGCTCAGTGAAAGGGAAGAAACTTGGACGCAGACGGATTTCTCGGTCTTCGCCGAACATTTTCTTCGCAAAAACTTCAAGCGTTCCTTTCAGATCGCTCATTCTGACATTCTCATCGACGACAAGGCCTTCAATCTGCATGAACTGGTGGGAGTGAGTTGCATCGTCGTTATCGCGGCGATACACTTTCCCTGGGCAGATGATTTTTACAGGACCCTTGCCCTGGTGTTTTTCCATCGTCCTTGCCTGGACAGGAGATGTATGTGTGCGCATCAATGTTTCTTCGGTGATGTAGAAGGAATCCTGCATGTCACGTGCCGGATGTCCTTTCGGAAGGTTCAGCGCTTCAAAGTTATAGTAGTCTTTTTCGACTTCAGGTCCTTCTTCAACTGTATAGCCCATGCCGATGAAAAGATCTTCGATTTCCTCGATGATGCTTGTCAGCGGATGATGGCTGCCCGTCTTAACAGGTCTTCCTGGAAGAGTAATATCGATTTCTTCAGCTGCCAATTGCTTTTGGACGGCTGCTTCCTCAAGATCCTTTTGCTTTACTTCGATCTGGCCGGAAATCGCATCGCGGACTTCGTTGGCCAGGGCACCCATCTTCGGTCTTTCCTCAGCCGATAACTTGCCCATCCCTTTCAAGACTTCTGTGATTGGACCTTTTTTTCCAAGATAGGAAACGCGAATATCATTCAATTCCTTTAGGTCAGCAGCTGCGGCCACTTTTTCAAGCGCCTCAGCCTGCAGTTCTTTTAACCGATCCTGCATTGGTAAATCCTCCTTCATTTTCTCTTTTTTGAACACAAAAAGACCTCATCCCGGATAAAGGGACGAGGTTCATGGTTATCGCGGTACCACCCTTTTTAACAGGC belongs to Mesobacillus sp. AQ2 and includes:
- the pheS gene encoding phenylalanine--tRNA ligase subunit alpha codes for the protein MQDRLKELQAEALEKVAAAADLKELNDIRVSYLGKKGPITEVLKGMGKLSAEERPKMGALANEVRDAISGQIEVKQKDLEEAAVQKQLAAEEIDITLPGRPVKTGSHHPLTSIIEEIEDLFIGMGYTVEEGPEVEKDYYNFEALNLPKGHPARDMQDSFYITEETLMRTHTSPVQARTMEKHQGKGPVKIICPGKVYRRDNDDATHSHQFMQIEGLVVDENVRMSDLKGTLEVFAKKMFGEDREIRLRPSFFPFTEPSVEMDISCKICGGSGCSVCKGTGWIEILGAGMVHPNVLEMAGYDSKKYTGFAFGMGPERIAMLKYGVDDIRHFYTNDVRFLKQFSVEE